A single genomic interval of Microbacterium sp. LWO14-1.2 harbors:
- a CDS encoding DUF3060 domain-containing protein: protein MRRRRTRSILVGFVLLGSLTTTGCTVSIVDPSADDAPTPAPAASDAQVERSTPTPRPTTDAPMESSGLSAEGQADRDRLIAAASTTAACPTGPITADGAVIRIEGSCPDLVVEADAAVVVADDVQRLVLSGDGTVVYVETVDAVSVSGSASSVFWAGATPSVNDTGTANTLRRG, encoded by the coding sequence ATGCGCCGCCGCAGAACGAGATCGATCCTGGTGGGGTTCGTGCTGCTCGGGTCCCTGACGACGACGGGATGCACGGTGTCCATCGTCGATCCGTCCGCCGATGACGCACCGACTCCGGCCCCGGCCGCATCCGACGCACAGGTCGAGCGCTCGACACCGACACCGCGACCGACCACCGATGCACCCATGGAGAGCTCCGGCCTGAGCGCCGAAGGCCAAGCCGATCGTGACAGGCTGATCGCCGCCGCGTCGACGACCGCGGCCTGCCCGACCGGTCCGATCACCGCGGACGGAGCGGTCATCCGCATCGAGGGCTCCTGTCCCGACCTCGTCGTCGAGGCGGATGCGGCGGTCGTGGTCGCCGACGACGTGCAGCGCCTCGTGCTCTCCGGGGACGGCACCGTGGTCTACGTGGAGACAGTGGATGCCGTGTCGGTGTCGGGCAGCGCCAGCTCGGTGTTCTGGGCGGGCGCCACCCCGTCCGTGAACGACACCGGCACGGCCAATACGCTGCGGAGGGGCTGA
- a CDS encoding response regulator transcription factor, with protein sequence MDAPDRPGILLVDDDDAITTALGPFLERSGFSVRIAGDGRDALREVERDVPDLVVCDVLMPHVDGREFVRRVRARQLWLPIILLTQVGESWERSAALDEGADDYLNKPFDPHELISRIRAVLRRTAQGGATLRSAHRLRAADLVLDRTARRVWRADAELSLTPKAMTLLEYLMLHPGEVHTREHLLATLWGFDFTTSSRAVDHRIAELRRVLGEAGAGGPFIETAQSIGYQFVARVVPA encoded by the coding sequence GTGGACGCGCCAGATCGCCCCGGCATCCTCCTCGTCGACGACGACGACGCGATCACGACCGCGCTCGGGCCGTTCCTCGAGCGCAGCGGTTTCTCCGTGCGGATCGCCGGCGACGGGCGCGACGCGCTCCGCGAGGTCGAGCGCGACGTGCCGGACCTCGTCGTCTGCGATGTGCTCATGCCCCACGTCGACGGTCGGGAGTTCGTCCGTCGGGTGCGCGCCAGGCAGCTCTGGCTGCCCATCATCCTGCTCACGCAGGTCGGCGAGTCGTGGGAGCGCAGCGCCGCCCTCGACGAGGGCGCCGACGACTACCTCAACAAGCCGTTCGACCCGCATGAGCTGATCTCGCGCATCCGGGCTGTGCTCCGCCGTACGGCCCAGGGCGGTGCCACGCTGCGGTCGGCGCATCGGCTGCGCGCCGCCGATCTCGTCCTCGACAGGACGGCGCGTCGAGTGTGGAGAGCGGATGCCGAGCTCTCGCTCACCCCCAAGGCGATGACTCTCCTGGAGTACCTGATGCTCCACCCGGGCGAGGTCCACACCCGCGAGCATCTGCTCGCCACCCTGTGGGGGTTCGACTTCACGACATCGAGCCGTGCCGTCGACCACCGCATCGCCGAGTTGCGGCGAGTCCTCGGCGAGGCCGGCGCAGGGGGTCCCTTCATCGAGACCGCTCAGAGCATCGGGTACCAGTTCGTCGCACGGGTGGTGCCCGCGTGA
- a CDS encoding HAMP domain-containing sensor histidine kinase: MSRAGDVALGVLTAVPVGICALTAGGMLVAGDERVLAAELALPAGVLVAGALVSAIPLSILVWRRRRVAAERARQRATAAAAQSAADRERANHQRFLARLDHELKNPLTAIRATVATANPAAGASSPASAVVRDAAWDTVDAQAQKLSGLVRDLRKLSELETRPLEREPVSLEEMLAEAIEALGHQDPAARARTVLSVTRVPWSVPPLQLDLDLMSLAIDNVLGNAAKYSVQGPIEVRLREQDGWAIVEIADAGRGIPAAELSSVFDELARARNARDVPGSGIGLTLVATVVRRHGGDVSVRSVEGSGTVVALRLPVRERA, from the coding sequence GTGAGCCGCGCCGGAGATGTCGCGCTCGGCGTGCTCACCGCGGTCCCCGTCGGCATCTGCGCGCTCACCGCGGGAGGGATGCTGGTCGCCGGTGACGAGCGCGTGCTCGCCGCAGAGCTCGCTCTCCCGGCCGGCGTGCTCGTCGCCGGCGCCCTCGTGTCGGCGATCCCGCTCAGCATCCTCGTCTGGCGGCGCCGACGTGTCGCAGCCGAACGCGCGCGGCAGCGGGCGACGGCTGCAGCGGCGCAGTCCGCCGCCGACCGGGAGCGCGCGAACCATCAACGCTTCCTCGCCCGACTCGACCACGAACTCAAGAACCCTCTCACCGCGATCCGTGCGACAGTCGCGACGGCGAACCCTGCGGCAGGAGCGAGCAGCCCCGCCAGCGCGGTCGTCCGTGACGCAGCCTGGGACACGGTGGACGCGCAGGCGCAGAAGCTGAGCGGTCTCGTGAGGGACCTCCGCAAGCTGTCGGAGCTCGAGACGAGACCCCTGGAGAGGGAGCCGGTCTCACTCGAGGAGATGCTGGCCGAGGCGATCGAGGCCCTGGGTCACCAGGATCCCGCCGCGCGGGCACGAACCGTGCTGTCCGTGACCCGGGTCCCCTGGAGCGTGCCACCTTTGCAGCTCGACCTGGACCTCATGTCGCTCGCGATCGACAACGTCCTCGGCAACGCGGCGAAGTACTCCGTGCAGGGGCCGATCGAGGTCCGCCTGCGGGAGCAGGACGGCTGGGCGATCGTCGAGATCGCGGATGCCGGGCGCGGCATCCCTGCAGCAGAGCTCTCCTCCGTGTTCGACGAGCTCGCACGCGCGAGGAATGCGCGGGACGTCCCCGGCTCGGGTATCGGGCTGACGCTCGTCGCGACGGTCGTACGTCGGCACGGTGGCGATGTCTCCGTGCGTTCCGTCGAGGGCTCCGGAACCGTCGTCGCACTGCGGCTTCCCGTGCGCGAACGCGCCTGA